AGAGGACTGAGCTGGTCCCAGGACAGAGATCGTGGGGCTGTGAGGATGAGCAGGGCCATGCTgacaccctctccctccctgtcttgcTGCAGCTTTGCCAGCTCAACTGTCATCCGAGCCTACGTGCTGCTGCTGCGGAGCTACCAGCGGAATAGTGCCCACACTAACCACTGCATTGTCAAGATGCTGCACCGGCTGGCCCATGACCTCAAAGTGGAAGCTCTTCTTTTCCAGCTCTCACTCTTCTGCCTTTTCAATCGTCTGCTAAGTGATCCTGCCGCTGGGGCCTACAAAGTGAGGGGATACGAAGGAACAGGAGTCTGGAGGCTTAGGGGAGTCTTGGGGTAAAAGGATAGTCTTCAGGAGGGAAAGGGCTCCGAGGAGTGTCAGGGGCTGCGAGGTGAGAGAACGGTGAGGAAGTGGGCAGTCTGGCTGAGGGAGCTGGGTGGCGAAGGATGGAAGAGAGTCCGAGTGAGGAGGGGGCAGCTGGGAACATCTATAGCGAAAATGCCTAGAGGGCCCAGTTTCTGTATAGAATTAGGCCAGAGGCCTCAGGCAGCCTGCCTCTCCCACAGGAGCTAGTGACTTTTGCCAAATACATCCTGGGCAAGTTCTTTGCACTGGCTGCAGTCAACCAAAAAGCCTTTGTGGAGCTGCTGTTCTGGAAGAACACGTCTGTGGTTCGAGAGATGACCGAGGGCTATGGCTCCCTGGATGGCGGGTGAGCTCGAGGatgggcagtggggtgggtgaCACAGTCACAGAGTGTAGGCTGGAAGAGCTGACCTATTAGTTGATgtaacctttttttccctttcatagcTGAGCAAACAAACCGTGAGGGTGAAATGCTTTCCTTAAGATCACCCAAGAGAGGGATGGGACTGGAGCCTAAGTCTCCTGTCTACTCTAGTTTCCTTCTCCAGCcttcatggggtgggggggaggggtcagttGGCAATGGGGTGGCCCCCCCAGTAGGAGTCTTACCTGTATGTGCCCCATCCCAGAATGTGCTAGGGAACCGTGAGGATTCATAGATATGTTTGGCTTTTCCTTAGTGTCTCAGCTCCTCTCCTTTCAcactcctttctttttcccataATGCTCTCAGTCCCTCAGTGTCAGGTTCCACTGGCCCTGGAAAATCTTAGTTTGACTTTTGGGTTCGTAAGTGGGAGGAGACTGAGGGGAAGGAAACGCATCCTAGGCCTCTGCTAGTTGGCTCCTTTGGCGTACCTCTCTTGTCTTCCTGGTTCTTTTAGAGCTGACCAGAGCAGACCCTGGGTCTCTTCGGGCCAACAGCCTACgtgctttcctcctccttttctaaTTTAGATCTTCTAGTCGCAAACCTCCTGtgtggagcccagaggaggaggcTCGGCTTCAGGAACTGTACCTTGCCCATAAGGATGTGGAAGGTATGCAGCCTTGAGGTCGGAAGAGTTTATGAGAAGGTCAGCGTGGGCTCCAGCACCCCTCTTTACTGCCTTACTCCTCCATCTCAGGTCAGGATGTGGTAGACACCATCTTGGCACACCTGAATACGCCTCGAACACGTAAGCAGGTCATCCACCATTTGGTCCGGCTGGGACTGGCTGACAGTGTCAAGGACTTTCAAAGGTAGAGGCACATATTCCGGAAGGGACTGAGACGGGCCATCCACTGCCTCTCCCACTCTTCCACTGACACCTTCCTAAACAGGAAAGGAACCCGTATCGTACTGTGGACAGAAGATCAGGAGCTGGAGCTGCAGCGGCTTTTTGAGGAGTTCCAGGGCTCAGACGGTAAGTGAGATGGAAGTTAAGGAATCTCTGATATGAGAGCCAAGCTGTTTCTTCCCCTCCTGTTCCCAAGTAGGGCTTATCCCATCTCTTCTGTCCGCTTACTGTATTTGTGCTGTCACTTTTGAGTGAATTAAGCCAGCCTCTGTCCTCTGATTTCCtttacttctctttcctctattgCCCTTGGGAATttacagtttctttctttatagaTGTCCTGGGTCATATCATGAAGAACATCACAGCCAAACGCTCACGAGCCCGAATAGTGGATAAactgctggctctggggctggtggctgagCGGAGGGAGCTGTACAAGAAACGCCGGAAGAAGTTGGTGCACTCGGCCTTGGTAATAATATTCCCCTGGCTCTGCTGGCATGGGCCATCCCCCTGAAGTGTCCTTTAGAAGTAGCCTGCCCAGGATCTTCCTGCTTCAGGCTGTTCTGACTAGGTCCACCCAGAACCAGGGGGCTCCACTCAGTTCCTCATcttgtctcctttttcatttcccacccccactgaATTTTAGCCTCATGGAGAGGAGTCCCTGAAAGATGTTCGCCAAGAAGatctggaagaagaagaaagcctgccagaggaagagagtgaagagaatgaagagaaagaggagggctCAGAAGCAGAACAAACCCCCCAGGGGAGCTCAGTCCTTTCATCTGAAAACCTTGGGCAAAGCCTGCGTCAGGAAGGTGAGGGCTTGGGCTGGGAGTGGTGTCTTGGGTGGATGAGGGGTTTCGTCGTATGGGCCAATGACaagtttccctccttcccttagGCTTTTCTGGTCCTGTCCTGTGGCTGCAGAACTGCCTGCTTCAGGTAGCAGGTGATCGGGAAGAGGACGGTGAGTGGATAAATGATGGTTTCAGGAGGCCTGGGGCACTGGAAGCTGCTGGTGGTGGGATAAAGGACCAgttcttttcttcacatcttcacccGTATGACTATTGACCCTGTTCTAGGCTGTTCCCAGGCAGTTCCATTGGTGCCACTgacagaagaaaatgaggaagcaaTGGAAAACGAACAGTTCCAGCAGCTGTTGCGCAAGCTAGGGGTTCGACCTCCTGCCTCTGGGCAGGTAAATACACCAGTTACAATGCAGCCAAGTTGCATTGTTGCTGTTTCAGAATACATCTCATTCCACTGACCAAGACTCCCGCGGCAGCCGTCCTGCTAGTCttcctgtctccatttccctttccCCCAAGTCCATATTCCACGCTGCCCCCCGAGTTATCTTTCTAAGATATAGTTTTGATTATATTACTCCTCTGTCCAGAGCATGTGATGGTTCCCCACTGTTTGGCTTTGGGCAATTTTTGTAGCCTCATGGGCACACCGCCCACATACCTACCTTACACCATAGTCGTCCTCCAAATCGTAGGCTTTTTCATACCTCCAAACACTGGGTGATGGCAGCAGCCCCTGTACTGGAAGGCTCCAACTGCACATCCAACCTGGAGAGTCAGTGTAGCTGCCAACTGCTCAGAGAAGCAGGCCGTCGCTCTCCACCCCCGAAGCGAAAGTAATCACTGTGGCACCTGAAGTTTGTTCATTCCCTTGATAACACCCCAATCCTATGGTGTCagactattgatttttttctcccattagaTTGTAAGTTCCTTGAGTGCAGGGATCATAACTGATTCACCTTTTTAGATCCCCaggattcatttatttagttaatGGCTATATTTACTGGGAACTTCTGGTAGCAGGCACCATGCCAGACATtgagcatttattgagtaaataagCAGTTTAAGTTCATAACCCTTGTGGATTTTCACCAGTGCAGTGtcatatttattcaatgaatatcAAAATCTGGTGAACTAGAAGCTGGTCCTTCctcattgcttttgttttcaatgtttttgcCCCTGTAGGAAACCTTCTGGCGAATTCCAGCCAAGCTGAGTCCCATCCAGCTCCGGAGGATAGCAGCTTCTTTGAGTCagccagagaaaggggaagagctTCAGCCAGGGCTAGACCCTAAAGTCCCTGGACAGCAAGGTCCTGAGGAAGAGCACCAAAAGGAACACCGAGCACAAGCCCTGAGGGCCCTCGTGTTAGCCCGAAAAAAGAAAGCAGGTCTGGTGACGCAGCGGGTAACGGCAGGACCACTTGCTGAAtacttaccatgtgccagccCTGGTGATGTGGAGGCTGATAGAGTATTTTGAGAATTTGAGGGCCCAGTTGCCTAATTTTATTCCTCTTACAGTCATTTCAGATGCAGAGACTGCTGGTGGGAAAGAGCACCTGAAAGTGGCACCCCAGAAGCGACAACTGCTGGACAGTGATGAGGAGCAGGAAGAAGATGAGGGCAGGAGCCAAGGTAGGGAGTCTGACTGGGATGTGCTCTTTCTTCTAACCTGTGGCACTCTTCTCTTTAGCCCTGAAGATAAATGCTGCCCGCTCCTTCCCCTTTAACAAATTTagatattttctctcttctcacccATTGTTCCCATAGCACcagagctgggcactccaggaaTCCAAAAGAAGAAACGGTTTCATATTGAGGATGAAGATGAGAGCGACTAAAGAGCcagaagctgccctggctggtgtggcttagtggattgagcaccagcctgcgaaccaaagggtcaccagttcgattcctagggcacatgcctgggttgcgggccaggtccccagtaggaggtgcacgagaggcaacctcacattgatatttctctccctctcttcctcccttcctctttgtctaaaaataaataaaatctttttaaaaatttttttaaaaagagccagaAGCCTAAGGATAGAGATAGACCTACATTTAGGTGGTGAGTTTATATCAAAGTGGGAAAGGTCATAAAGGACCAGAAGCTCCTCTTACTGGGCAGAGGCAGTATAGTCCTGGGCTTCCCCAGGGATTTGGGTCTGGGAAGTTCAGACCATGGTGTTGCACTCTTTTGCATTCCCTTCTCCCAGTTTCGTCAGTATGACTCAGTAGCTCTCTTACTGACTTCCTCTCGGCAACACTTCTTTGGGTTATTAGCGCCCTTTGGCAAATGAAAGGAGTGAATGAAACATAGAAGACAACTTGGGCCCTTCTTAGTGATCTGTTCCTTTTGGCTTTCTGCTGGAGGCAGGTCCCGGCACCGTTTTGTGAAGTGATGGGTAGGGGTGTTGCACCATTTGGGAGGCTCCACATGCTCCCATCCTCATGTTCTTTCCTCTGGTCACCCCCTAGACACCAGATTGAGCCCAGTTCCTGCAGttgaggtggggttggggtgcaGTACTCCCCAGATGAAGGGATATGTTTGTGTTTGGTACTGAAATCACCACTTAAAAGTTGCCAGTGTTGATCTGACTTCCGATCTAAGTACCCTGCTATGTTTTTGGGAAGACTTTTAACTATTGGGCTAAAAGAGACCATGAGTTTTCCGTAcagaagacacagaaaaacaTTCTCACCTCAAGATTCTTTCTCTAGAATAAATCTTTGGGGTGACACGAGTTTGCAACAGGAAGACACAGGAGCCACAAAGGGAGAAAAGGCCAGTTTGCCTGcatggggcagaggggaaggcaaAGTCTAGGCAAGCAGGCCTGGGTAAGCACTGTGATTGCCATGCCGCTCCCTGTCCTCGGAAACCACCAGCTCTCTGGCCGTCCTGTGCTCCCAGCTAAGGTGAGGTGAAGGTGGGGTTCAGAAAACAGCCGTTCAGATCAGGGAGAGCCCAAGGTAAGGGATGGGTCTGGACTGTCTTGTTTCTTtgacttggttttttttttcctcttccataGCCTCTAAAGATTGAATGTGTTTGGTTTGTGTCTAATATGGAATTAAACATATGCACCCTGATGTAAACCATGAACTTAGgtaataatagttaataatacataatactaaaataataaaattttaaaataattgtaactaATATACCACACCAACGTAAGATGTTAATAGGGGAAACTGAGGGATGGATGGAGAGGGAATATTTGGGGACAATCTATACTTTCTGCCCAGTTTTTCTATAAActtaaaactactctaaaaaatgccactaaataaaataaaacccgtaaatgaacaaacaacagacacagactcatgactcatggatacagagaacacactgatggttgccagatgagagggggtcGCAGGGCTGggtgacaaaggggaagggattaaggagtacagattggcagttacagaatagtcacgggggtGTAAAgtccagcatagggaatatatcAATCATATAACTATGGTGTCATTTGGGTACTAGACTTAACTGGGGCATCACTTCATACATTATATaaatctaaccactatgctgtacagctGAGGCTaacataatattaaatgtcaatggtaattgaaaaaataaataaaacccctaAAAGACCCAGCACCCAAGAAGTGACAACTAGTGTGAATCAATGAGGAACAGGTGGAAGGTGAGGGCAGGGGCAAAAATGGGACGTTTAAGTGAGGGGACGTCCATGTGTCTTCATGCCTCTGTCGTTCTTCTCAACCTTGGAGACCCCACCATTTTCCCTCCCCCTACCGTAGTTACACAGTCAGTCTCCCCTGTCATTTTCAAGGCACCAGAGTTGGAAATTCAAGGAATTTCAACAGAAAGGCATTTTCAAAAGGAGGATGAGGACACTGACTGAGAactggaggtggagatgggccCAGTTACAGATGGTGAACTCAAGTCAGAAGTGGGAGAATGTGAAGGATCCAGGGATTTCATGCAACAGTGTTGGATGCCTCTACATCCAGTTCTTCCTTCTGATTTTAGGAGTGTTTATCTCCCTAAAGACTCCTTGAGAAAccttttttaagctttttaaatgttaaatttttaattttttttttattgaatgatttttagggagggagagagaaacgttgatttgttgttccagttattgaCACATTCACTGGCTGCTttttgtatgttccctgaccagggattgaaccctcaactttGGCGTATTGGGACGGCACTAACTGAGCTGTCCAGCCTGGGCCTAgaaacctttttcctttttccctgatttttttaaaatataaaacttttttttcttttaaaattgtcaaatCAGTctgatttggattttttaaatgtttctgaggTAGCATTTTCTGTAAGAATAATTCTCCCCTGAGCTCTACCGTGGGTCAGCTTCTCACCTTCCACCCTGAACAACATGAGCTTCAGCACACGCTCCAGCTTCTCAAGCTACTAGACCCTAGGCTCCTTGCAGTCGCCCAGCTACCGGGTCTGGCCCACCAGCAGCGCGGCCAGCGTCTATGCAGGCACTGGGGCTCAGGCTCCCAGATCTCCATGGCCTGCTCCACCAGCTTGGGGATCcgggggcctggctgcagggatggCCGGGGGTCTAGTGGGCATAAGGGGCATCCAGAGCGAGAAGGAGACTATGCAATGCCTGAATGACCACCTGGCCTCCTAcctggagagggtgagaagcctggaggctgataatcagagactaaagagaaaaatctgggAACAGAGAAGAAGGGACCCCAGGTCAGAAACTTGGGGGCATTATTTCAAGATCATTGAGGACCTGAGGGCTCAGATCTTTGCGAATTCTTTGGACAATGCCTGCATTGTTCTGCAGATGGAGAATGCCCCTCTTGTTGCCAATGACCTCAGAGTCAAGTATGAGGCAGAGCTGGCCATGCGCCAGTCGGTGGAAAATGACATCAATGGGCTCCAAAAGGTCATTGATGACACCAATATCACTCAgctgcagctggagacagagatcGAGGCTCTCAAGGAAGAACTGCTCTTCATGAAGAACCACGAGGAGGAAGTAAATGGTTTATAAAACCAAACTGCCAACTCTGGGTTGACTGGAGTTGGCTGCCCCCAAATCTCAGCACCTCAGCAAGATCATAGCAGACATCCGGGTCCAGTAGGACGAGCTGGctcagaagaagagagaggaggtggaCTAATTATGGTCCCATCAGATTGAAGAGAGCACCACAGTGATCACCTTGCAGGCTGCTGAGACGACAGAGCTGAGACAGATGGTCCAGTCGTTGGAGATCGACCTGGACTCGTTGAGGAATCTGAAGGCCAGCTTGGAGAACAGCCTGGAGATACACTATGCCATACAGATGGAACAGCTCAATGGgatcctgctgcacctggagtcaggcTGGCCCAGACCCGGGCAGAGgggcagcaccaggcccaggagtGTGAGGCCCTGCTGAACATCAAGGTCAAGCTGGAGGCTGAGATTGCCACCTACTGCAGCCtactggaagaaggggaggacttCAATCTTGTTGATGCCCTGGACAAGAACCCCTCCTTACAAATCATAAAAGACCACAACCTGCAGGACTGTGGACGGCAGAGTGGTTGGTGTCTGAAGCCAATGACACCATGTGTCATTGAGGCattaaaggcagcagaagtgggGCACCTCggagggggcaggaggccaaTTAAAAGTTCAGAGTTCATTTGAGTTGAACATTTAACAgagttgaacatttaaaaaaaatagttcttcCCTAAAAGTtaagcacatttaaaatattaaaggtacatttttattttctgtaaattttgtGAATATTTGATTTGTTTAGGCACCTATTTATAAACAATCAGAGTcaagctcctttaacttgagagGTAATTATTAACAACCTCTAGATGTAGGAAACTATTTCACACTTGCACAAAAGAGGTAAAGGCTGTTTTAAATTCTAGGCATAAACACAAAGAGAGATTATAGCTTCAGTTGTGTGACTTCAGACATGgatcaaaataaacagaaacacaaaggctCACCTGTCCTGATCTCAAACAGTCCCTTCACAGCGGGCATCAACTATCTGGTTGATTGAATTGAGCTCACAAAGAAACAGGCAGACAACCAAAGCAACAAAACAGACTCTCTGTCATCAAGTAGAAAATGTCTTTCATCCATCCAACAGAGATTCCCAAATCATCAGACAATATCAGCAAGTTTTCTCATTGCTGCCATTAATGGGGAATAATTGATTAGTCTTGCataaaccagaaacaaaaaaCCATGAAGTCAGAAAATAAAGCCCCACTGGGATACATAGTTTTATCACTGCTTGGGAATCACTTTGGAAGCCAAGAAAAGACATGTCTGGGCTTAAGCAGCCCATAGGTGCACTTCTCAAGCAAGGCAGTTTAATTGGCTGTCGGGTAAGTCCATTTGGACATCTCAATGGGATGACCTTTGAAAGAGCTGAAGTAAATTTGCAGAAAGCTAAAATCTTGACTATCTTGCAAACATAAAATAAGCTCATGCCTACAAGGCCATCAAGTATAACCTTGGCATTCTCTTTCCACTGGACAGAAATTATATGCATCTCTAccagaccccccccaaaaaaaatccacaaattaATCTGCTCCTATggagttttaaaataatgcattcaaTATAGAGTCAACGGTGCAAGCCCAGCACTGCTCTGAAAGAACACTTAGAAATCTTTGCCTATTTctaggacctacatccaagattatccagcaaagccatcatttagaatggaagggccgataaagtgcttcccagataaagtcaagttaaaggagttcatcatcaccaagcccttattatatgaaacgttaaagggacttatctaagaaaaagaagataaaaaatatgaacaataaaatgacaacaaacacaactatcaacaaatgaacctaaaagaaaaaacaacgaaaacaaaaaccaagcaagcaaccagaacaggaacagaatcagagaaatggacatcacccagagggagttcagtggggagggggaagggaggaatgggggaaaggtacagggaagaagaataattagtaggtataaaatagacggggagagataaatggtataggaaacagaggactcaaagaacttgtatgtacaacccatggacatgaactaagtggggggaatgtgggagcattgggggcagggtggagggggaataaagagggaaaactgtaatagcataatcagtaaaaaatacttttaaaaaatctttgcctaTTTCTGTTCCCATGTTTTGCCtatcactttttttcttgtggtaGGATTGGGGTGCCAAAGACAAGATGTAAGTTCTCATTTATGATAACAGTAACTTCGGTATTTTAAATTGCTACTGAAGCTGAGCATTTTATAGATAACAtctttctgcccccccccccccataaacTTAATTCCTCTACTCTGAATCACTCCTAGAATGAaatctgggctttttttttcttttgccctggctgatgtggctcagtggattgagcactggcctgtgtgaaccaaagggttgccggtcccatttctagtcagggcacacgcctgggttgtgcgccaagtccggtctccagtagggggtgtgtgagaggcaaccacacattgatgtttctcttccttcccctccgcctaaaataagtaaataaaatctttaaaaataaaaaaataaatctgggctttttttacattaaaattgaaattttaattcaaCATTGCTGTAAGGATTGAACAACATTAACAAGTACATTAGTGGCTTAAAAATGCATACTAATCTTTAGTTTGCTTTGGAGCAGATTTTTGCTTGCTAGTTCTCAACAGCAAAATGATGCTAGGAAAATGTTTTAGAAGCCAGAAAGTCTCTCTGAATGCAAGTCGAAAATGCTTAAAAAGGATTAAAGGTTTTAAAGACCCAAATCAAAATAACACAATATTAACATCACATTTGAATCCCAAAAGATTGACATCATAAACATTACatactttttagaaagagggctGAGAAATTAACATATCAGCATTTTCTGGAGAGCCATCCTAAATCACCGTGAGCACTTGGCTATGGTTCATCCACTAccacctttgttcttcttaatccttCTTAATTTCCATCTGGGCAACACTAAAGGCACTGTGAGGAAGAGAGATGCAGAGATGGATGCCCATTTCTCCTGCAGTCCCTCTCAACATAGCTATTAGTCAAATAGTGAGAAAAAGGTATATAATCCATGCCTTATAGTCCCCACAAGGCTTCACCCAATTtgagaactaaataaaaatagatagcCCTacctggtatagctcagtggattgagtgctggcctgcagactgaaaggtcaccggttcgattcccagtcaggaaacatgcctgggttgcaggccagctccgcagttgggggcatgtgagaggcaaatgatcagtGTATCTGTtgcacactggtgtttctctccctttctccctcccttcacctttctctaaaaataaataaaatctttaaaaaagaaaagtttccaGTTCTGTCAAATATGCCAACATTCCAATAAGGTATTTATGACATAAGAATGTTTACTTTTCTATCCGTATGTGCTGAAACTACAGATGTTGAAATACTAACCAATCTTCTAGCTGATTAACGAGTTTTGAAATGCCTATGGAAATACAAATAGAGGCAGTCAACTTCCTCCTGGGTAAATTCCCCAGGTGTCTTGTAGACAGTGTCCCACAAAGCTCTTGCATCCTCTGGATGCATGGAATCAGAAATGTCTAGACCTTGAGGGCTACAGGGTACAGACCAAAGAAATTCAGTATAGTCCATAACCGCCTGTTTGCATGCAGGCCACAGAGCAGCCATCCAGAAAAGATTAACGCATTGATGGCTAAGGGACTGAAATAAGTCAAAAGTTTTATGAAGCCAGGTTCCAATTATGGCTGCATTAGACTCTGCTCCATTTGCAAGGAGTAAGGGTAGACAGGTGAAATCTTCTGAAACACTCTCCAGAAGACTGTCTCCAAGATTTGACAGAATCTAAACAAGAAATGGCTTCAGGGTCTCTCTGCGTACCTTTCATTCCTAGGAGAGTAGAGAAAAATCACTTCTATATTGAAGTCTTCTCCCACTTCCACAGCAAGTCCTTCCAGCTTTCCAGCAGCAATAAATGACCTCAGAAGTTTAGGATACTCTTCGAGATTAGTGTAGGAGAATTTATACAGGGGAGGTAAACTATATGAAGTCCATTTGTTTACACAGAAGGAATGCAACCTTTTGAGGAGCAACATCTTCCAGCAACTGCAAACTAGGGAATTCTCCTTCCAGGTGGAGTCGGGACAAATGAAGTCTGCATCCTGAAAGATTCTAACCATTTCTGCAGAGGGGTGGCCCCTATAAAGCAATCTTTAAGCCTTGAGATTGATTGCACTGTGTATGGGAGTCGATTCTGGTGCATCACAAGAATTCATGCTCCATTAAATGCTGTGGTGGCGCTATCACCCATTCCGGCTTCAGGAATCATTCTTAAGTGTGGATCCGTAACTGCGCGGACTGAGTCCCCCTGCCAAGGCCAGCTGCGCAATCCCGCCATAGAGAAGCTGCAATTCACCGCccccgcacccccctccccccccaccccccctcccccggctccGCAGTTTAAAACTGTTTGCCAACTTGCTCTGCAGCCAGACGCGGGAAGCTTCCCTGACGACGATTCCAAGACAGTAAAGCAACTGGGATCACCATTTTACTAAGGGCCTTTCCCCCTGACTTACTCTTGCTTGTGATGGGCCCGGTCCTGGCGCTGAGAGGAGTCACATGGGAGGAAGGACCCAGGACACCTTGGGCTGCCTGCTGGAAGTGGGTTATAGCACCGGAGAGGAACGCTTATGGCACAATGATGTGTGGACTTGTCTCTCAGTTTTAGCGGCACCATATGCCATCGGGCCCTATTTTCCAGACTGCAGTTTCTCCTCTATTAATAGACCACTTAATGAGAAATCAAACCTTATTCCTATGGTCTTATCACAGGCTTAGAAAGAGGTAGTTATGGTAATGAATGGTTTAATTAGGGTATTGCATTggaattaaaaaggtaaaactaAAAACTTGCTCCGATTTGGCCTGACTTGCCAGTAGGTGctatttttccattcctttatctGGTAAGTCCAATGAAAAAGAACCATTTTGGGATCTCCTCCCCAGAAATCATTGGCAAACCAGCCTTTCACCCCCTTGCTTCCCCAGAAGATACAGAGGAATTTTTCCTGATGGAAGTTTAGGCCTAGAGAAATCCTGTGGGTGACAGGGGCATGGGCTAGGAAAAGAAGTATCCAGAAAGGGGAAGGCATTTTGTCAGCATTGGGCAAAGGTGAAGAGGACAAAGCCTGAGCCTGCAAGAGGtggataaatatttgtgaatgttATGTTGTCACTGTTTTCAGAGGGGTCAACATTTTTGGCTGGGGTGAAAGAGAAGGTGAGATCTAGAAGCACCGAGGCAAAGGACGTGTTTCGATGAACTCTTTCCTCTGGCTTAATTCCTTCTGGAGCAGGTGAGGATGATGAGAAGCCTCTGAGGGTAGGGGTGAAGCTATATCCAGGATAACTGAAGTTTCCAAGGGCTAAGACACTTCCTAGCCCTGACCAGTTTCTGTATCTCTTCATCTTAAGCCTTTCCCTACTTTCCAACCCGAGCATTGCTTCCTTGAAGCAGAGCTGTTTCTGCTGACCTGCCATGACCCAGTCTGTGCTGCTCCTTTGCTGTGCCTTCCTGTCCCCAATGGCTGCCTTTCCAGAAATGCCCAGAAAGGGGCCCTGACCTCCCTGCTGTCTTTCATAGACACAGGCATCTTCTGAACATGCTCACCAACCAGATCCCTCTCCCAGATCCCAAGACCTGCCAGGATCTCTTGCACACAGCCCCCTCCTTAGCCCCTCT
This DNA window, taken from Desmodus rotundus isolate HL8 chromosome 3, HLdesRot8A.1, whole genome shotgun sequence, encodes the following:
- the LOC128780396 gene encoding keratin, type I cytoskeletal 18-like, coding for MPLPVLGNHQLSGRPVLPAKSPSYRVWPTSSAASVYAGTGAQAPRSPWPAPPAWGSGGLAAGMAGGLVGIRGIQSEKETMQCLNDHLASYLERVRSLEADNQRLKRKIWEQRRRDPRSETWGHYFKIIEDLRAQIFANSLDNACIVLQMENAPLVANDLRVKYEAELAMRQSVENDINGLQKVIDDTNITQLQLETEIEALKEELLFMKNHEEEESEGQLGEQPGDTLCHTDGTAQWDPAAPGVRLAQTRAEGQHQAQECEALLNIKVKLEAEIATYCSLLEEGEDFNLVDALDKNPSLQIIKDHNLQDCGRQSGWCLKPMTPCVIEALKAAEVGHLGGGRRPIKSSEFI